The following are encoded in a window of Chloroflexota bacterium genomic DNA:
- a CDS encoding Gfo/Idh/MocA family oxidoreductase, with translation MNESKIRMAVVGCGGISTGHINAYARMSEAVELAYCVDIDEEKAKAEAERTGAKWSTDYDSILDEVDAVDICTPPHLHAAMSLAAMHRGKHVLTEKVMATTLEDADEMIRVADEKDVKLMVAYVTRYQPIWQKLNELVTGGEYGQPYMVQVRTEDNMANPAGWRKSWKTFPMGCLLSHGCHYVDQMVWNLGDVVQATCLSDDRFRKDTLGREDTAVSIYRFASGALGNYVASWGTKHSDCHLRFAVYLEGGELILSYDPDGVRRLMLWQAGDKEGTLLVEDDPSKADLMDAFSARKNFAGECEHFIDCIVNDKTPLTDGVESKKSMEAIIAAYHGEDYGIIADLPLENVRPQLVWRRTDEVW, from the coding sequence GTGAACGAAAGCAAGATTCGCATGGCCGTAGTCGGATGCGGCGGCATTAGTACCGGTCACATCAATGCCTATGCCCGCATGAGTGAAGCCGTTGAGTTGGCCTATTGCGTGGACATCGACGAAGAAAAGGCCAAAGCCGAGGCGGAGCGCACGGGTGCAAAGTGGTCGACGGACTATGACTCGATCCTCGATGAGGTAGATGCTGTCGATATTTGCACGCCGCCTCATCTACACGCTGCAATGAGCCTGGCCGCCATGCATCGCGGTAAGCACGTCCTCACGGAGAAAGTTATGGCGACGACGCTTGAGGACGCAGACGAGATGATTCGCGTGGCCGACGAAAAGGACGTCAAGTTGATGGTGGCGTATGTGACGCGCTACCAGCCCATCTGGCAGAAACTCAACGAACTGGTGACCGGCGGTGAGTACGGTCAACCATACATGGTGCAGGTACGCACCGAAGACAACATGGCCAATCCGGCAGGGTGGCGCAAGTCGTGGAAGACCTTTCCCATGGGCTGCCTGCTCAGCCACGGTTGCCATTATGTTGACCAGATGGTCTGGAACCTCGGCGACGTGGTGCAAGCTACGTGCCTGAGCGACGATCGCTTCCGCAAGGACACCCTTGGCCGTGAGGATACGGCAGTCTCCATCTACCGCTTTGCCAGCGGCGCATTGGGCAACTACGTAGCGTCTTGGGGCACCAAGCACAGCGACTGCCATCTGCGCTTCGCGGTTTACCTCGAAGGCGGCGAGCTGATCCTCAGCTACGATCCTGATGGCGTCCGCCGCTTGATGCTCTGGCAAGCTGGCGACAAGGAAGGCACGCTCCTGGTTGAAGATGACCCAAGCAAGGCCGACCTCATGGATGCCTTCAGCGCGCGCAAGAACTTCGCCGGCGAATGCGAGCACTTCATCGACTGCATCGTAAACGATAAGACCCCGCTTACCGACGGCGTCGAGTCGAAGAAGTCGATGGAGGCCATTATCGCCGCCTACCACGGTGAAGACTACGGCATAATCGCCGATTTGCCCCTTGAGAACGTGCGACCCCAGCTGGTCTGGCGTAGGACGGACGAGGTCTGGTAG
- a CDS encoding GPP34 family phosphoprotein — protein sequence MLRFAEEIMLLLLDDESGEFAHIPEWSLRYALAGAVLMDIALENRIDTDPKRLSLLDPTPIGDDLLDPTLESISKSTDQHDICHWIEHTAENAYSIRDKAMKRLITHGILESRDDRFLWVFRSRRYPVVDGKAEREVKLRIMEVLFSDVIPDPRDIVIICLADACGIFRTLLSKQELRQAAGRIEQVRKLDLIGQAVSQVVWNIEASLALSMHPMA from the coding sequence ATGCTGAGATTTGCCGAAGAAATCATGCTCCTCTTGCTTGATGATGAGAGTGGCGAATTTGCCCACATTCCCGAATGGTCGCTCCGCTATGCTCTAGCAGGCGCAGTGCTGATGGACATTGCATTGGAGAATAGGATCGACACCGATCCCAAGCGGCTATCCTTGTTGGATCCTACGCCTATTGGCGACGACTTGCTGGACCCAACTCTGGAGAGTATTTCAAAATCAACCGATCAGCACGACATCTGCCATTGGATCGAGCACACGGCCGAGAATGCCTATTCCATTCGCGATAAAGCGATGAAGCGACTCATCACCCATGGAATTTTGGAAAGCCGGGACGATCGCTTCCTGTGGGTGTTTCGTTCGCGGCGCTACCCTGTTGTAGATGGGAAGGCCGAGCGCGAAGTGAAGCTGCGGATCATGGAAGTGCTCTTTAGCGATGTCATTCCCGACCCGCGCGACATTGTGATAATTTGCCTTGCAGACGCATGCGGCATTTTCCGCACGTTGCTCTCCAAGCAGGAATTGAGACAAGCAGCAGGGCGCATCGAGCAAGTGCGCAAGCTGGACCTCATCGGCCAGGCTGTCTCGCAGGTCGTGTGGAACATCGAGGCGTCGCTGGCGCTTTCCATGCACCCCAT